The following are from one region of the Arcobacter defluvii genome:
- the typA gene encoding translational GTPase TypA encodes MRDIRNIAVIAHVDHGKTTLVDELLKQSGTFSSHQNVDERVMDSNAIEKERGITILSKNTAIDYEGVRINIIDTPGHADFGGEVERVLKMVDSVLLLVDAQEGVMPQTKFVVKKALSLGHRPIVVVNKIDKPAAEPERVVDEVFDLFAQMDANEDQLEFPVIYAAARDGYARYDANDGNMDLKPLFETILKEVPKPQGADENGLQLQVFTLDYDNFIGKIGIARIFNGTISQGETVMLCKADGEKVKGRVSKLIGFKGLERIDIKTAGAGDICAVAGFETIDVGDSLCDPVNPMPLDPMHIEEPTLSVTFAVNDSPLAGTEGKFVTSNKIDERLKAEMNTNIAMGYEQIGEGKFKVNGRGELQITILAENMRREGFEFCIGRPEVIIREENGVKMEPFEHLVIDTPDEFSGAIIEKLGKRKATMTNMVPMGEGYTRLEFEIPARGLIGIRTEFLTETKGEGVMNHSFLEFRPYSGTVESRKYGALVSMENGEALGYSIFNLQDRGVMFIKPQDKVYVGMVIGQHAKDNDLDVNPIKGKAQSNVRSSGADEAIKLVPPRTMSLENALEWIEDDELVEVTPLSVRVRKRELDPTVRKRSAKKEKFA; translated from the coding sequence ATGAGAGACATTAGAAATATCGCAGTAATAGCGCACGTTGACCACGGTAAAACAACACTTGTAGATGAGTTATTAAAACAATCAGGAACTTTTTCTTCACATCAAAATGTAGATGAAAGAGTAATGGATAGCAATGCTATCGAAAAAGAAAGAGGGATTACAATCCTTTCTAAAAACACAGCAATTGATTATGAAGGTGTAAGAATTAACATCATTGACACTCCAGGACACGCCGATTTTGGTGGAGAAGTTGAGAGGGTTTTAAAAATGGTTGATTCTGTTTTATTACTTGTTGATGCCCAAGAAGGAGTTATGCCTCAAACAAAATTCGTTGTTAAAAAAGCATTATCTTTAGGACATAGACCAATCGTTGTTGTAAATAAAATTGATAAACCAGCAGCAGAACCTGAAAGAGTTGTTGATGAGGTATTTGACTTATTTGCTCAAATGGATGCAAATGAAGACCAATTAGAATTCCCAGTTATTTATGCAGCTGCTAGAGATGGTTATGCAAGATATGATGCAAATGATGGAAATATGGATTTAAAACCATTATTTGAAACTATTTTAAAAGAAGTTCCAAAACCTCAAGGTGCTGATGAAAATGGATTACAACTTCAAGTATTTACACTAGATTATGATAACTTCATTGGAAAAATTGGAATCGCTAGAATTTTTAATGGAACAATTTCTCAAGGTGAAACAGTTATGCTTTGTAAAGCAGATGGAGAAAAAGTAAAAGGAAGAGTTTCTAAACTTATTGGATTTAAAGGTTTAGAAAGAATTGATATTAAAACTGCTGGTGCAGGTGATATTTGTGCGGTTGCTGGATTTGAAACTATTGATGTAGGTGATTCATTATGTGATCCAGTTAATCCAATGCCATTAGACCCAATGCATATTGAAGAACCAACACTTTCTGTTACATTTGCAGTTAATGATTCTCCATTAGCAGGAACTGAAGGTAAATTTGTTACTTCAAATAAAATTGATGAGAGATTAAAAGCTGAAATGAACACTAACATTGCTATGGGATATGAGCAAATTGGTGAAGGTAAATTTAAAGTTAACGGAAGAGGTGAGCTTCAAATTACTATTTTAGCTGAAAATATGAGAAGAGAAGGTTTTGAGTTCTGTATTGGAAGACCTGAAGTTATTATTAGAGAAGAAAATGGTGTAAAAATGGAGCCATTTGAGCACTTAGTAATTGATACTCCAGATGAATTTTCAGGTGCAATTATTGAAAAACTTGGAAAAAGAAAAGCTACTATGACAAACATGGTACCAATGGGTGAAGGTTACACAAGACTTGAATTTGAAATTCCAGCAAGAGGATTAATTGGTATTAGAACAGAGTTCTTAACTGAAACAAAAGGTGAGGGTGTTATGAATCACTCATTCTTAGAGTTTAGACCATATTCTGGAACAGTTGAATCTAGAAAATATGGAGCATTAGTATCTATGGAAAATGGAGAAGCTTTAGGTTATTCAATTTTCAACTTACAAGATAGAGGAGTAATGTTTATTAAACCTCAAGATAAAGTATATGTTGGTATGGTAATTGGTCAACATGCAAAAGATAACGATTTAGATGTTAATCCAATTAAAGGAAAAGCACAATCAAACGTTAGATCTTCTGGTGCTGATGAAGCTATTAAATTAGTTCCACCAAGAACAATGTCTTTAGAAAATGCTTTAGAGTGGATTGAAGATGATGAATTAGTTGAAGTAACACCTTTATCTGTAAGAGTAAGAAAAAGAGAATTAGATCCAACTGTAAGAAAAAGAAGTGCGAAAAAAGAAAAATTTGCATAA